Genomic segment of Chromatiales bacterium:
CAGCTCCGCACGGCAGTCCGGACAAACATCGAGATCGTGCGGCAGATGCACCTCGGCCGGCCCCTGCGCAACGCTGCGGCCGATCGAAAAGGCTTCGATGCCCGCGGGCGGGATGCGCTCGCGCGAGGCCAGCGTGGGTCGGGCCAGCGAGGGCGCGTCGTCGATCAGGCGCACACAGAAGCCGTCGATGGCCGTCGTTTCGCCCTCGATGTCGATCACGACCTGCCCGGCGCGGTTACGCACCTCGCCGACAAGCCCCAGTTGAGTGGCCAGCGCATGCACGAACGGCCGAAAGCCGACCGCCTGCACGCAACCGGCGACCGTCACCCGCTCGGCGTGGCGTTCAGGCGGCTGCGCGTTCACGGATCCCGCTCGCCCACCAGATCCGGCAGGCGCCCTCGTCGGAAACCATGCAGGGGCCGATCGGCGTCCTCGGCGTACAGGCCGCACCATACAGGCGGCACTGGTTGGGATAGATGCGGCCGAGCACGACCCGCGCGCAATCGCAGCCGGGCGGCATCTGGCCCGCGCGCTTGCGGGCATCGTCGCGATAGCGCGGATGGCGCAGGCGCGCGTCCTGCGCTGCGAACCGCTCGCGAATGTCGAATCCCGAAGCCGGAATGCTGCCGATGCCGCGCCAGGTGGCCGCGCCGACGCTCATGGTCAGGGCGAGCTGCTGCTGCGCGGTGGCGTTGCCGGTATCGCTGACCACCTCCGGGTAGCAGTTGTCGAGAAACGCGCGACCCTCGATGCGCTGGCGCAGTACCGAGTAGAACGCCGCCAGCAGCGATTCCGGCGTGAAACCGGCGACGGCCGAGGGAATGCCGAAGTCATCGGGCACGAATCGCCACTCCGCCGCGCCCATCACCGTTGAGACATGGCCAGGCGCGATCAGCGCGTCGAAGCCGGGCGTGTCGGAATCCAACAGCATGCGCACGGCCGGCCAGGTCAGTCGTCCGGAGAGCAGCACCGAGAGGTTGGCCGGCACGCCTTCGGCCAGCATGGCCGCGACCGGTGCAGTGGTGGTCTCGAATCCGGTCGCGAAGAAGACCACCTCGCGACCGGGATTTTCAGCGGCGACACGCACGGCCTCGCGCGGCGAGGCGATCGGACGGATGTCGGCGCCCCCGGCACGGGCCTGCTGCAGCGACCGCGGTTCGGCCTTCGGCCGATTGACCGGCACCCGCAGCATGTCGCCGAACGCGAGCAGAATCACCGGCTCGTTGCGGGCGAGTTCGATCGCCTCGTAGACGTCTTCCTCGGGACAGACGCAGACGGGGCATCCGGGCCCCGGAATCAGCTCGATTCCCGCGGGCAGGACCCCGCGCAGCCCGGCCATGCTGATCGAGCGTTCATGACCGCCGCAGACGTTGAGGATGCGCACCGGGCCCGGCAGGTCCAGCGCGCGAATGCGCTCGAGCCAGGTCCGGGCCTCGGCGCTCACGGGTGACTGTGCCCGGGCTGGGCATGGCCGTGGTCTTGCGACCGGCGTGGCGCGGCCCGATGCGCGACCCGTTCGCGCTCCAGCCATTCGAGCCAGGCCGTCAGCTCCGGTGTGCGCCGCGTGGCCACGGGGACCACCGGTGCCCGGCTCGCCAGGTTGCGAACCGCCGTTTCAGCGCGTTTCGGATCGAAGTCGTCGAGCACGCCGAGCAGGTCGGCCTTGCTCAGCAGCACCAGATCGGCCGCGCGAAACATGACCGGATACTTCGCCGGCTTGTCGTCGCCTTCCGGCACGGACAGCAGAATGACGTTTCGATGCTGACCGAGATCGAAACTCGCCGGGCAGACAAGATTGCCGACGTTCTCGATGAACAGGATGTCGACCCCCTCCAGCGGGAGTTCGTGCAGGGCATGGTGCACAAGATGCGCGTCGAGGTGGCAGGCGGTACCGGTCGTGATCTGTACCGCGGGGATGCCCTTTGCGCGCACACGCTCGGCATCGTTTTCGGTTTCGAGATCGCCCTCGACGACCGCCAGCCGCACCCGGCCGCGCAGGGCGTCGGCGGTCGCCTCGATCAGCGCGGTCTTGCCGGCACCGGGCGAAGACATCAGGTTGATGACCAGAACGCCCGCGGCATCGAAGTGCCCGCGGTTGTGTGCGGCCGCGTGATCATTGGCCGTCATCAGGCCGCGCAGCACCTCCACGCTTTCGGCGCCCGACGCCGTGTGCGCAAGCCGGCCCTCGCCTTCAAGCAGGTGGGAATTGCCGGTGGTGATGTTGCAGCCGCAGGTGTCGCACATCAGCGGGCCCTCAATGCAGTTGTCGTTGTGCGGCGCCGAGTTCGACCCTTTGCAGCACCAGTTCGTCGCCGCTGACGAGTTCGGTGCGCCAGTCACCACAGGCGCCGCAGACCAGTCGGCCGCTGGCGGCATCGGTCTCGGCCGCGCAGGCCGTGCAACGCACGCGGATCGCAACCGGTTCGATCTCCAGTTCGGCAAGCGCCGCGACCGTTCCCGTCCGTGCGACGGTGTAGGCCTGTTTCAGCAGATCGGGTTCGGCACCGCTCAGCGGGCCAAGCCGAACCTGAACCCGCTCCACCTGCATGCCCGGATGGTCGCGCGCGACCCGCTCGACCTCGTCGAGCAGGGCCTGACACAGCGCGAGTTCATGCATCCGGGCCGGCGTCCTCGGCGGCGAGCATCTGGTCATACAGTTCCCAGGCGCTGCGGGCGTCGGCGGCCGAGACCTTCTGGATGGCGTAGCCGACATGGACCATGACGAAGTCGCCGGTTTCCACCTCGCCAGGCGGCAGCATGAACAGGCTGACCTCGCGTGTGACGCCCTTTGCCTCGCAACGGGCCGTGAACCCGTCGATTGCCTCCACCCGCATCGGAATGGCGAGACACATGCGCCTACTCTGCGGCCGATGGCAGCGGGCGCGCCGCTGCGGGCATGACCCAGATCAGGAAAAGCGCCATCACGGAAGACTCGTCCGACATAGGCCGATTAAACGCCTGAAACGCAGGGTGATTGTTGACTCACGTCAACGGGATGCCCGGTGCTCGGTGCTAGCGTGATCCGCAACTGGCTGTGGGGCGGATCCGTGGTAATGAAGCAGGTCGCGGTGCTTGGAATCGGCAACACGTTGCTCACCGACGACGGCATCGGCGTCCACGCCGTTCGCTGGCTGGAAGAGCGTGGCTATGGCGAACGCCACGGCATCCGCCTGATCGACGCCGGGACCCTGAGCTTTACGCTGGCCGTCGAGATCGAGAACGTCTCTCACCTGATCGTCATCGACGCGCTGCGCAAACGCAGCCCGCCCGGCCGCGTGCATGTGCTGCGCGGGAGCGAAATCGACCATCACCTCGCGCACGCCGCCAGCAGCGTCCACGAGGTGGGGCTCGGCGACCTGCTGCATATCGCCCGTCTGTCGGGGCGCATGCCGGCGGAGATTGCGCTGATCGGCATCGAACCGGCCGAGATCGGCTGGGGTGACTGCCCGGGTCCGGCGGCATTGGCGGCGTTGCCGGCGGTCGGTCGAAACGTCGAGGCACTGCTGGCCGACTGGGGCTTTGATTCGCGGCCAGCCCGCCCGAGCGATGCACGCCATGCGTACGCCTGACTTCGACGTCGTGACCGGGTGCGGCCCGGGTCCCGGCTCGGTACCCACCGGCAATGTCGAGCCGCTGCTGTTCGAGATCGCCCATGCGCTCGATCGACTGCTGGAGACCGGCGAAACCCATGTGATCGATCTGCGATCGATTCCGCTCGGGCCCGGCGAGGAGGATCGGATCGAAGCGGCCCTGGGGCGCGGCGAGATCCTTGCCCGTCTCGACGCGCTCGGTCCAAGCGAGATCCGCGAGTCACGTTTCCCGGGCGTGTGGCTCGTCACTCATCGCAACGGCCACGACGAGATCGTGGCGCGAAGCATCGAGATCACCTTTAGCCCGACCTTGCTGGCCGCACCGCACGAAGATGTGCGGGCCGGCCGGGATCGTCTGCATTCCGAACTGGAGGCCCGTGGCGATGACTGAACGCGATACCCTCGGCGCACAGCTGCGTGCACAAGGCGTGAGCCGGCGCGGCTTTCTGAAGTTCTGCGCGGCCACCGCCTCGATGATGGCCCTGCCACCCGCAATGGTGCCGCGCATCGCCGCGGCGCTCGAGGCCGCGCGACGTCCGTCCGTGATCTGGCTGTCGTTTCAGGAATGCACGGGCTGCACCGAGTCGCTGACGCGCTCGCACACGCCCACCATCGAAAACCTGATCTTCGACAGCATCTCGCTCGACTATCACCACACGCTGCAGGCCGCGGCCGGCTATGGTGCGGAAGAAGCGCGCGAGGAGGCCATGCGCGAACACCATGGCAAGTATCTGCTGGTGGTCGACGGCTCCATTCCAACCAAGGACGACGGCGTCTACTCGACGATTGCCGGCATGACCAACCTGGCCATGCTCGAAGAGGCCGCCGCCGGTGCGGCGGCGATCATCGCGGTCGGTACCTGCGCGGCCTTCGGCGGCCTGCCGCACGCGAAGCCGAACCCGACCGGCGCGAAGGCGGTGTCGGACATCATTCACGACAAGCCGATCATCAACGTGTCGGGCTGTCCGCCGATCCCGGTGGTGATCACCGGGGTGCTCGCTCACTTCCTGACCTTCGGCACGATCCCGGACCTCGATCATCTCGGCCGGCCGAAGGCCTTCTTCGGCCAGAACATCCACGACCGCTGTTACCGGCGGCCGTACTACGAGCGCGGGCTGTTCGCGAAGACCTTCGACGATCAGGGCGCGAAAAACGGCTGGTGTCTGTACCTGCTTGGCTGCAAGGGGCCGGTCACCTACAACGCCTGTGCGACGACGAAGTGGAATCAGGGCACGAGCTTCCCGATCGAGTCCGGGCACGGCTGCATCGGCTGTTCGGAACCCAACTTCTGGGATATGGGCGGGCTGTACCGATCGCTGTCGCAGGGCAGCTGGGGGGCGGCCGAGGGCCTGGCCGCAGCCGCGGGCATCGGTGCCGCGGTGGGCATAGGCTCGTCGCTGCTGGCGCGTGCACGTCAGGGTGCGCCGAAGCGCGAGGTACAGGCCCGGCTTGACGCCGCCGCGGAGGAATCCAAGTGAGCCTGCTGGAGTTCGCGCGCGGACCGGGCATGCACTGGGCCGTCATCATCCTGATCGCGGGAATGGTGTGGCGGATCATGGGCGCCCTGCTGATGACCGGTAGCCGCGATCGATCGACCGCACGCCAGGGCGGCGCCGGCGCCGGCCTGCGCCTGGTGTTCCGGCGCTTCTGGCCGCATCGCGAGTTCATCCGGCCGACCCTGTTTCATCTGGTGGCCGGCTATGTGCTGCACATCGGCCTGTTCGTGGTGATCTTCCTGTTCGCACCGCACATGCTGTGGTTCGCCGACCTGAGCGGCCTGCCGCACTGGCCGGGCCTGCCGAACAACCTCGTCATGATCGCAGGTGCACTCACGGCGGCCTCACTGGTTGCGTTCGTGCTGCGACGGATGACCCATCCGGTGATGCGCAGGATTTCCGGCCTTGATGATTACGCGAGCAACCTCGTGACGCTGGCACCGGTGGTGACCGGCATGCTCGCGTTCGCGCATGTCCCGATCGCACGGTATGAAACCCTGCTTGCCGTTCATCTCCTGTGCGTGGAGTTGCTGTTCGTGTGGATGCCCTTCAGCAAGCTTGCGCATGTACTGCTGTTCATTCCGTCGCGTTTTCAGCTTGGCGCGGCGCTCGGCCGGCGCGGGGTGAAGGCATGAACGGCCTGCGGATTTTGGAGGGCTGAACGATGGCCGTCGAATCACAACGCGTCGACCAGTTCTTCGATGGCGTGAAACAGCTGCCCGGCATGGCGCGGCCGACCGAGTGCCCACCCGGTGAGCGCCTGCAGCAGGTCAAGACCACGTTCCTGGCGAAACTGGACCGGCGCATGGCCGTGGACCTGGAAGCCTGCGTGCACTGCGGGCAGTGTGCGGAGGCCTGTCACTACTACAACGCCACGCGCGATCCGAAGTACACACCGATTCGCAAGCTCGATCTGATCAAACGGGTGTACCGGCGCGAACTCTCGCCGATGCGCTGGCTACAGCGGCTGTGGACACCGGACATCACGATCGATGAGGTCAACGAGTGGATCGAACTCGTCTACGACTCCTGCACCGAATGCGGCCGCTGCTTCATGGTCTGCCCGATGGGGATCAACATTCCGGCGATGGTCAATGTTTCGCGCCAGGCCTTCGCGAACGCCGGGCTGATTCCGGTCGAACTGCGTGCGATGGAGCAGGAACAGTATTCCGGTTCGACACTGTTCGGGATTGGTCCGGCGGAGACCGAAGCCGCGATCCGCAAGATCGGCGCGGAAATTGGAGTCGAAGTGCCGCTCAACCGCGACAAGGCGGACGTGCTGCTGCTGACTTCAGTCGTTGAGGTCATGGTCTTCACCGACCAGATCGCCGCGGCGATCAAGGTGCTCAACCATCTGAAGCTCGACTGGACCCTGCACATGGACGGTTTCGAGGCCGCGAACTTCGGCATGCTGTCCGGGTTCGAGCCATTGCAGCGTCGCGCGGGCGACCGCATCGTCAAGACTGCAAAGAGGATTGGCGCAAAGACCGTGCTCGTACCCGAATGCGGCCACGCCTACCCTTCCCTGCGCTGGGACCAGGCCAATATCGACGAGGCGGCGCTGCCGTTCGAGGTCCTGACCATGGCCGAACTGATGGCACGTGAACTGAAGTCCGGTCGACTGAAGATCAGGCCGATCGGCCGGGACAAGTCCGTCACCTTCCATGACCCCTGCAAGATCGGCCGGCATTCGGGTGTCTTCGATGAACCACGCGAAGTGCTCGATGCCCTCGGCGTGGACTTTCACGAGGCCGAATCCTCGCGCGCCGTGAACTGGTGCTGCGGCGGTGGTGCCGGTGTGTTCCTGCTCAACAGCGCGGCGAAACTGCGTGAGGGTGCCTGGAAGATCAAGCAGGCGCAGATCGACGCGACCGGCGCCGATGGTGTGGTGTTGTCCTGTGCGTCATGTCGGCTGAACTTCGAGAAAGGCGCCCGCAACAACCACTGGGAAAAGCCGATCGAGTCACTGCTGTCGCTGGTGGCCGAGAATCTCGATGAATGACCGTCGTGACCGGCGTTCGACGCAGAAAATACTTCCGGGCGCGTTTTATTCCGCCGAGCCGCAGCGGCCGTCCGCTTTTAACCAAGGTACGAAACGATGAGTGAACGAGTCGTCGTCGATCCGATTACGCGAATCGAGGGCCACCTGCGCATCGA
This window contains:
- the hypD gene encoding hydrogenase formation protein HypD is translated as MSAEARTWLERIRALDLPGPVRILNVCGGHERSISMAGLRGVLPAGIELIPGPGCPVCVCPEEDVYEAIELARNEPVILLAFGDMLRVPVNRPKAEPRSLQQARAGGADIRPIASPREAVRVAAENPGREVVFFATGFETTTAPVAAMLAEGVPANLSVLLSGRLTWPAVRMLLDSDTPGFDALIAPGHVSTVMGAAEWRFVPDDFGIPSAVAGFTPESLLAAFYSVLRQRIEGRAFLDNCYPEVVSDTGNATAQQQLALTMSVGAATWRGIGSIPASGFDIRERFAAQDARLRHPRYRDDARKRAGQMPPGCDCARVVLGRIYPNQCRLYGAACTPRTPIGPCMVSDEGACRIWWASGIRERAAA
- the hypB gene encoding hydrogenase nickel incorporation protein HypB, translated to MCDTCGCNITTGNSHLLEGEGRLAHTASGAESVEVLRGLMTANDHAAAHNRGHFDAAGVLVINLMSSPGAGKTALIEATADALRGRVRLAVVEGDLETENDAERVRAKGIPAVQITTGTACHLDAHLVHHALHELPLEGVDILFIENVGNLVCPASFDLGQHRNVILLSVPEGDDKPAKYPVMFRAADLVLLSKADLLGVLDDFDPKRAETAVRNLASRAPVVPVATRRTPELTAWLEWLERERVAHRAAPRRSQDHGHAQPGHSHP
- a CDS encoding hydrogenase maturation nickel metallochaperone HypA, with amino-acid sequence MHELALCQALLDEVERVARDHPGMQVERVQVRLGPLSGAEPDLLKQAYTVARTGTVAALAELEIEPVAIRVRCTACAAETDAASGRLVCGACGDWRTELVSGDELVLQRVELGAAQRQLH
- a CDS encoding HypC/HybG/HupF family hydrogenase formation chaperone produces the protein MCLAIPMRVEAIDGFTARCEAKGVTREVSLFMLPPGEVETGDFVMVHVGYAIQKVSAADARSAWELYDQMLAAEDAGPDA
- a CDS encoding hydrogenase maturation protease produces the protein MKQVAVLGIGNTLLTDDGIGVHAVRWLEERGYGERHGIRLIDAGTLSFTLAVEIENVSHLIVIDALRKRSPPGRVHVLRGSEIDHHLAHAASSVHEVGLGDLLHIARLSGRMPAEIALIGIEPAEIGWGDCPGPAALAALPAVGRNVEALLADWGFDSRPARPSDARHAYA
- a CDS encoding hydrogenase expression/formation protein, with translation MRTPDFDVVTGCGPGPGSVPTGNVEPLLFEIAHALDRLLETGETHVIDLRSIPLGPGEEDRIEAALGRGEILARLDALGPSEIRESRFPGVWLVTHRNGHDEIVARSIEITFSPTLLAAPHEDVRAGRDRLHSELEARGDD
- a CDS encoding hydrogenase small subunit; amino-acid sequence: MTERDTLGAQLRAQGVSRRGFLKFCAATASMMALPPAMVPRIAAALEAARRPSVIWLSFQECTGCTESLTRSHTPTIENLIFDSISLDYHHTLQAAAGYGAEEAREEAMREHHGKYLLVVDGSIPTKDDGVYSTIAGMTNLAMLEEAAAGAAAIIAVGTCAAFGGLPHAKPNPTGAKAVSDIIHDKPIINVSGCPPIPVVITGVLAHFLTFGTIPDLDHLGRPKAFFGQNIHDRCYRRPYYERGLFAKTFDDQGAKNGWCLYLLGCKGPVTYNACATTKWNQGTSFPIESGHGCIGCSEPNFWDMGGLYRSLSQGSWGAAEGLAAAAGIGAAVGIGSSLLARARQGAPKREVQARLDAAAEESK
- a CDS encoding nitrate reductase; translation: MSLLEFARGPGMHWAVIILIAGMVWRIMGALLMTGSRDRSTARQGGAGAGLRLVFRRFWPHREFIRPTLFHLVAGYVLHIGLFVVIFLFAPHMLWFADLSGLPHWPGLPNNLVMIAGALTAASLVAFVLRRMTHPVMRRISGLDDYASNLVTLAPVVTGMLAFAHVPIARYETLLAVHLLCVELLFVWMPFSKLAHVLLFIPSRFQLGAALGRRGVKA
- a CDS encoding (Fe-S)-binding protein; translation: MAVESQRVDQFFDGVKQLPGMARPTECPPGERLQQVKTTFLAKLDRRMAVDLEACVHCGQCAEACHYYNATRDPKYTPIRKLDLIKRVYRRELSPMRWLQRLWTPDITIDEVNEWIELVYDSCTECGRCFMVCPMGINIPAMVNVSRQAFANAGLIPVELRAMEQEQYSGSTLFGIGPAETEAAIRKIGAEIGVEVPLNRDKADVLLLTSVVEVMVFTDQIAAAIKVLNHLKLDWTLHMDGFEAANFGMLSGFEPLQRRAGDRIVKTAKRIGAKTVLVPECGHAYPSLRWDQANIDEAALPFEVLTMAELMARELKSGRLKIRPIGRDKSVTFHDPCKIGRHSGVFDEPREVLDALGVDFHEAESSRAVNWCCGGGAGVFLLNSAAKLREGAWKIKQAQIDATGADGVVLSCASCRLNFEKGARNNHWEKPIESLLSLVAENLDE